The stretch of DNA TAAtgtaagaaagcaaacaaacatgcaGCAGACAGGAATAATTAACTCAAATATCTGGTTCACCTTAAAAGGGTACATGCATTCCTATGAGTGTTCATGAGAGCCCATCCTGATTTGAATGCTATTTCTCCAAAACATTAGAATAGATACATACAGGGGGTCACGACAAAggtttctgatttttgttttcatctagATACCAAATTTTAAGACAGATATGGAAATTTCTAGCTAGTTGTATTTCTAGCTGCCTCATATTTCCAGGCTTCCTGAGTTTTTGAGTTATGTTGTATAACTAATGTCAGAGTCTGTATTCTTCAAAAAATTGCTCCTGATGACCACACAGTGAATGGATTTAGTTTTGGTGTTGCAGAGTCCCAGaataggaaattaaaacaaaaataaactttttcttttatttcatagaTTTCCAAtgaacagagaaaacaaatagCCACTGGGACCACACATGTGTTCTGTAAACTGATGCCACAAGGCAGATATGAGAAAGATGACTGAACAGCGTGGTTGCTATAGGCCTGTAAACATACAGGGAAATAAGCTCAGTTACCAAGGCTCATGTCAAGAAAGTCCTGAAAAGGGGATGAAAAGATTGCAGAAGCGATTTCTCCACAAGGATGGCAGCTGCAATGTGTACTTCAAACACATCTTTGGGGAATGGGAGAGCTACGTAGTAGACATATTTACCACGCTGGTGGACATCAAGTGGCGCCATATGTTTGTGATATTCTCATTGTCCTACGTTCTTTCTTGGTTGTTCTTTGGACTAGTCTTCTGGCTGATAGCAATCCAACATGGAGATTTATTCAATGATGAAGAAATAACTCCCTGTGTTGCAAATGTTCATAGCTTCACAGGAGCATTCTTATTCTCTCTTGAAACCCAAACAACCATTGGTTATGGTTACCGCTGCGTTACGGAAGAGTGCTCTGCTGCAATCCTCATGGTTATCCTGCAGTCAGTATTAAGTTGCATTATTGACACATTCATAATTGGAGCAGCCTTAGCTAAAATGGCCACAGCTCGAAAAAGAGCTCAAACCATTCGTTTCAGCTATTATGCTGTAGTAGGTTTAAGGGATGACAAATTTTGTCTCATGTGGCGCATTGGTGATTTCCGACCAAATCACATGGTTGAGGGCTCTGTACGTGCTCAGCTTCTGCGCTACCAGGAAGACAAGGAAGGGAGAATGACAATGGAATACAAGGACCTGAAGTTGCTAAATGACCAAATCATACTTGTTACTCCTGTGACAGTTGTACATGAAATTGATAGTGAGAGCCCCTTGTATGGTCTAGACCGGAAAGCTCTGGCCAAGGACAACTTTGAAATCTTGGTTACATTTGTCTACACAGGTGATTCAACAGGAACTTCACATCAGTCAAGAAGCTCGTATGTCCCCAGAGAGATTCTTTGGGGCCATAGGTTTAACGATGTCTTGcatgtaaagaaaaaatactatAAAGTGGATTGCTTACAGTTTGAAGAAACCACAGAAGTTTATGCTCCTTATTGCAGTGCCAAACAACTGGATCGGAAGGAGCAAGAATGGAACAGAACTGAGAATACActggaaagagaaacagagacGTCAGCACTAGAGATCAAGTCATTTAGCACAAACCAAAAGTCATTTAGTGCAGTTGCCCTGATCACCAGTTGTGAAGATCCAGAAGACCCAGTGACAACTGTCAATCACCCTTCTGGAGAAGTTTCTTATCAGAAAGCAGCTGTGACCTTAAGTAGACTGTCACTGGAATCCCAAATCTAGCTTTTTACTGCAATTAAAATCACTTCCAAACTTCACACAGCATAGCTTTTAGAATATAAACAATGAACATATGCACAAGTATTTATATTATAAACCTCACTCTGACAGCGTGCCTACATTGCAGTACAGAGCTCAGCTGCTAGAATGAGCTTCATACTGTTTAGCATGGGTATCAGTAACAGATTAGCATTGGCACAGTAAAACAGCTTACACTGGGTTGACTAGACAGCTACTGTACTTGAGCAAACTTATTCTCAACTCTTTGCTACCCCGCAGGGACCAATGTTGGACATGCCAAGACAGAGATAATGATCTAGTCAGGGAACAAAAACAATATAGCGTGCCCTGTAGGTCAGATTTTTCGAAGCTGCCTAATTTATTTGGAAGCCCAGCTCCCAGTTGCTGTAGGAGGCTCTGAAACTCCCCCACCGTCAGAGCAAACAGTTGCTCTTCCATGACAAAGGCACCCCTCTAGCAGTTCAAATGAAGCCCCTGTCCAGGGATTATACTGGTAAATCTGTGGGGCTGTTCATTATGAGAGGGAGTAAACTGGCAAGAAAACTGAACCCAGTATTACTGGGTAGCTCAGAAACCTGCTCACACCCTTCCCAGCCCTGTGGGCTCCACGGTTGGATCCTGGAGAGTTTTTCTCATTTCCTGGTTGTGAGCCCTTCCCAGAACTGCCCCTCCCTCAGCAGTTTGAGGTATGTGATATGTTAGCTGGCTCGGGGCTGCATGAAGATTTTGTTTCATGGCTCTGATGGTTGGGAAGGTTGGCCAAACCTGCTCATTTGCATTCTTCAGAAATCAAAATGGGACCTCAAGTTTGAAATCAAAATCAGCAAAATCAGGTTGAGCCTCAAAGAGGAAGATCAGCCTGGTTTCAGAATGAGCTTTCCAGTACTTTGACTCTAAatgtcttctcatttcagaatgtcagccttgcttttattttggtatattatgcttctttaaaaagaaaaagatcagtcTGGAGACCAAACAGTGTGATTCTGtcaaaaagacagatttttattcACCTGAAGTGATTTTGTAAAAACGATCCCTCACAGAGAAATTCAACATATTCAGCTGTCAGCTCAATTTGGAAAAAAGACTAAATGTCAGTGTTTTGAAGGTGCCTATGACATGGAAGTTCCACACTCCGCACATCTTTGTTATTATCCAATATGCGACATCTCATCATGCCTTTCTTCTGATGATTATGGTTAATTTGAATCATGTTTTAGTTATCATGATAACGTAGAAATAATTACCTCTGAATTTTTGCCTAAAGTGTGATTTATCCATCAAGAAGTTAAGTGTCTATCTACCGGTCAAGGATCTCTAGTTATTGGAACTCTTTTTGTCCTCACAGCAGAGTTCATCCTATCCTAATATGGGTGTTGAGAGAGCTCAAGGCAGTAGGATGGACTTATCCTGGAAATGTCCATTCATCTCTATTAATTGTTGGAGGAGATGAGATGACTGGTGTGAAAATTTTGGCCAACTTCTAACTTTTAGACTGCTAAATTAGGTCAGAGGAGTCTGTCCCATCATTCTGACTAACTGAAAGTTTTTATGAGCTAATCATGtataatgaagaaaaatggcatgctgatttttttttctgagccttACTGCATACAATagtattgctgcatttttttaaatgtatcttGCATTTCATTTTGGTTAACACTTGTATTCTGGATCCTATCTAATTCCTTTAAGTAAAACGAAGCATATTAACAAGCCTGAGGGTAGATGATTATTCCTGGACTCATTAATTATCCTATCTTTTATGCTGAATCATCAGCAACATCTGTCTATAACTGCAGTAGAAAACATCTCATCTTGGATGTATCCTGGATTTCAGGGCTGGCAGGCATTGGggaaataatctgaaaaaaatgggAAGGAATTCAGTAGGAAAATGTGTAAGGCACTCAGTAATTATGTGGTGTTGCAAAAAACACCATACAGGATGTATAAAATAGAATATAACCATCAAGACATGTGAAGTAATCCTTCCACACTTTGAGGGATCTTTGCAGGATCTTGGCTGGATTACATTATTGGATGTTGGACACCACACTTCAGGGAAGACGTGGAACAATTTGAAGAGAATCCCGAGATCTAGAAAGCATGTCAGTGAGGAAGTATTGAAATAACTGAAGGTGTTTGAGTCCAAAGAAGAGAAGAGGCGTGTAGGAGACAGCGAAACAGTCTTCAAACACAAAAAATGCAACTCAAGAGACAGTCGGTTCCCTATATGTGGTGAGCAGGACAGGAAGTGAGTTTAAACTGAAGCCAAAGAGATTCAagttagacattaggaaaaactgTCTTCCAGAAGGTGGAAGAGCAGTGGCACAGATCTCTGGAAAGGCTGTGGAATATCTATGGTGGCGGCTTTCAAGAGACAATTAGACAAGCAGCTGTCAGGAGTGATACAGGAATGGTCAATCCTACCTTGAACTTTCCAGCCATGTTTTACTATGACCtgtgattttcagaaaaaaagtgagtGTATAATATGAAATCTACTTAACTAGCTCACTTTACAAGTACTTACACACATGAGTATTTGCTTAATTACATAGGCAAAGCTACTCAGATTTATGAGATAGTACTGAGATATGCAATCAGAATTCCCCAAATATCTTAAAAATGTGCATATTTCAACTGCTGTTTGTAAAGGTAGTTTTCCTTATTAAACTGTGAATCTCAgctgtctctccctctccccagtaTATACCGTGTGAGCCTCTTGTGGTGAAGAAAATTCTTTCCTCAGAGTGGCTTTCCTGTAAGTGAAAGTAGCAGGAGTCAGATTCAGAGTATGGTCATATGCTTCTTGGTATagatacatataaatatgtgAGCATGTATAGTAATGTATGCTTTGGCATATGAGTCAACCACTAACTGATGAGGGTCAGGAAGAAACTTCTCTCCTGGGCATGTTAATTCATAACAGTCTACTATACGGTTTCTTCTACTTTTATCTGCAGCATCTGATACCAGCCAATGCTGGAGACAGGATACTAGGTGAACCACTGGTCTCAACTAGTCTGGCTTTTCCTGTGTATCTCTGtttgatattttaatttcatttatcacAGTATAAAAATTATGAATAATAATGTATGGTAATGCATGCATTGCATTTTTATGAGTAAAGACACAGAAATAAAGAACATGGTACTACCACACACcacattttacttttctttctattAGTCACAGTTTTAAGCTTCCATATCTTGTGCGCTAAGAGGTCATGGAAAGATTTTTAAGTTGCAGAGTAGTCCTTTGACATGAAAAGATGCCGAATCACAAGCAAAACCACAAAGTTATAAATACATTCTCTGGACTCTTCTTAAACATGGACTGCTTGTTTTGAGGAACAAGCCATCCACAAATTTCTGTCATGTGTGAGTTCCCAAAGCCCCtctccacacacatacacacacgcgcacacacacttCTGCACGGTGGTTGCATCTAGAGCTTGCGTAACATAACCTGCAACTTCCTCGTCTGTTGGAGGATCTTTAATAGTGCCAGGTGGATAAGACACAAACGGAGAGAGGTGTGGAAGGGACACAAAACCACACAAAGTGTGGAGATTCCTTCCGTAACTGCCATTTAGGCAGGGCCTGACTGCACTTCTAGTAGAGTTGGTTCTTACATCCTCCTTGCCTAGGAGAGGACCTCTGGAAGGACTGTTTCAGTGCATTGGTGTAATATCTCCTGAGTGAGACAGCAGCTTTGGGTACATGAGAGGGGGATCTTCCTCACTCATTGCTATTTCTAGATGAGGATGTTCCCCAATGATTTCTCTTTGGCTTTTCTTTATCCATCCCCGTTGCAGAGCTGTGCAATGCAAAGGAAAGCAAGCAAGTTTCTCAGAACCCTGGCAAAAGTTATAACACATGCATCTTCACAGCCAAGAAAAAGACTTAACCGTTGAGCCATCCCCACTGAAAGGGATGAAATTCCCCACCAGTCCAAAAGTAAGTCTCTGGCCAGATGACCAGATGAAGCAGAATTTTAACAACAAAGAGAAAATGCAAACCAGCTTGCACTGCTCTCCTGTATCATGATTACAGCTGCTGTTATTTTCTCCTGGAGAGTAGCACTATTGTTCTGGGTCAAGGTTAGTTTATGTCAAAGGGAATATAATAAAagattattataatttttttttctagatctgCCCACCACCATTCATTAAGGCAGCTGGCGTTTCCTTCCCCATTATCATATATCATTTAGTGCATATTTTCTGTGAAGTTGATTTTCAGATGTGGGACATAATGTATAATCCATTTGTTTATTCCTTGTTTCTTACACACTGTGCAGGAGGTTTGACTTCAGCTGCTTACCTAACATGAAGCATTACAGTTCTACAGTTACATTAATTTCAGGAAATAGCGGGCACCATTCAGGGTGTCAGAACTGTTTGTGtgggaagaaaagcttggttGTAAGCTTCTTACagtctttttatttcttaaatcttTGCTGGTTTTGAGCTGGGAACCTGCAAGTACAGAGTTGGTGTCTGTGGCAGGCCTAAGGGGCCCATGTAGGGAGGCATCTGACAACAAATTCACTTCTAAGCAGTCAAGAGGAAGCATGAAATGAAACAAGAATGAAACGACTGCAGTCTTAGTCTGGGCTGAAAAATATGGATCAATATTTTCATGAGGCCTAAAATCGGAACACAGGAGCTATTCCCAGAATTTAAATCCTTTTATGGGGTCAGTCCCGGGGCTGAGGAGATGACTGAAAAAGAAACGGCTAATCATCAGGCAGAAATGGTAACAAGTTGAATAATTCAATTTTCTGATCTTTGGGCTCATGTTGCTCCCTGGAAAGCCAGGATTTTTTTGAAGCCGTGATGTTGCCACCTGTCAGTCAACGTTTGCTTCATGCTTCACTCTCCCCCCAATATCAGGTTAGGTAGGACTGTCAGAAACGTCCAAGGATTTCCTGGGCCCAGGTGCATCCCTGAAGTTTTGTACGTATCCGGGGCGAGCGCAAACCCAGCCCAGGAGGCCATCGGCCACGCACGAACAGCGGCGGCGCTTTCACGCTCTGCAGGCGTTAGCCCTCGTCTCGCCCGCGCTCAGGGCGCCTGCAGCCCCGGCACCACCGCTGCCCCTGCGccggccgcgcagccccggcccgcagcccccggccggagcccccgcgccgcgccgcgccgcgccgcgccgcgccgccgccgccgcggcgccaccTGGCGGCCGCCCGCGGAgccaccgccgccccccccccccccgccccgcgctccgccggcgcgcgccgccccgccgcttgCGCCCCGCTTCCTGCCGCCTGCCAGGAGCGCAGCGTTAAAAGCACGGCACCGCCAATGAATCCCTAAGGCTTCGGCCCAGAGCATCGCCCGTCCCTGTTTATCTGCTGCCAGCATTTCTTCAGGCGGCAGCTTTACGGTATCGCGCAGCCCTGCAGGGTCGTACCAGTTCTGGAGACACGGCGTGCTGTCCGGTTTGGTCCCGCCTAATATATTCTCTGGCCGTTCCCAAAGGGCACGTAGACAGGAGGAGTTCTAACCACAGCATAAATGCACAACCTGTTGTCAGCAAATACCTGGTATTGCCCCACCATCCTAGGCAACCCCGGGACCAGTATTTAGGACTTTCAATAGCTGCTCTTTCAGGCTCAGTAGAATAAATCAAACTCAGAGAATAAATGATTTTGGTGTAAAAATTGGTTTGACATGTGCTCAGTCTGGCTGATTTATCCTATATCATTCCTCTTTAAATATAGAAGCAAAAGCTGGGAGGTTGCTTGATTTGCCAGCTTAG from Apteryx mantelli isolate bAptMan1 chromosome 19, bAptMan1.hap1, whole genome shotgun sequence encodes:
- the KCNJ16 gene encoding inward rectifier potassium channel 16 gives rise to the protein MRKMTEQRGCYRPVNIQGNKLSYQGSCQESPEKGMKRLQKRFLHKDGSCNVYFKHIFGEWESYVVDIFTTLVDIKWRHMFVIFSLSYVLSWLFFGLVFWLIAIQHGDLFNDEEITPCVANVHSFTGAFLFSLETQTTIGYGYRCVTEECSAAILMVILQSVLSCIIDTFIIGAALAKMATARKRAQTIRFSYYAVVGLRDDKFCLMWRIGDFRPNHMVEGSVRAQLLRYQEDKEGRMTMEYKDLKLLNDQIILVTPVTVVHEIDSESPLYGLDRKALAKDNFEILVTFVYTGDSTGTSHQSRSSYVPREILWGHRFNDVLHVKKKYYKVDCLQFEETTEVYAPYCSAKQLDRKEQEWNRTENTLERETETSALEIKSFSTNQKSFSAVALITSCEDPEDPVTTVNHPSGEVSYQKAAVTLSRLSLESQI